The region CCGGATCACGCCCGAACGCGCGCGGAAGCTGGCGGCAACGGACTACGTCGACGTGCAGATCTCGTTGGACGGCGCCACAGCCGAGGTCAACGACGCGGTGCGCGGGCCGGGTTCGTACGACACCGCAATGCGGGCGTTGGAGAACTTGTCATCGGCGGGGATGCGCGATTTCAAGATATCGGTGGTGATGACCCGGCAGAACGTCTCCCAGCTGGATGATTTCAGAGCGATCGCGGATCGGTTCGGGGCGCAGCTGCGCATCACGCGGTTGCGGCCGTCGGGTCGAGGCGCGGACGTCTGGGACGAGCTGCATCCCACTGATGAACAGCAGCGCGAGATCTATGCGTGGCTGGTGGCGCATGGCGATCAGGTGCTCACGGGTGATTCGTTCTTCCACCTCAATGCATTGGGTTCCACCCCGTTGCCTGGGCTGAACCTGTGCGGTGCGGGTCGGGTGGTGTGCTTGATCGACCCGGTAGGAGATGTGTACGCGTGCCCGTTCGCGATCCATGATGCGTTCAAGGCGGGAAACGTGCGCGAGACAGGCGGGTTCGCACGGGTGTGGCAGGAGTCGGAGTTGTTCACCGAGCTGCGTCAGCCGCAGACCGGTGGAGCGTGCCGGTCGTGCTCGGCGTTCGACGCTTGCCAGGGCGGGTGTATGGCGGCGAAGTTCTTCACCGGCCTGCCGCTCGACGGCCCGGACCCCGAGTGCGTCAAGGGGTACGGGCAGACCGCCCTGTCCGTGGTGGACCGTTCCGGGCTGCCGAAGGCCGCGCAGGACCACTCCCGCACCTCTCGGCGCAAGGTGGGGTTGGGCATTCCCGCCGTTCCTGCCAAACCCTGCGACTCCAGCCCCCTGGTGAGCTGAGCGAAGCACGAGGAAGGAAGCAGTCGATGGCATCCACTAGGAAGTGGTTCGAGACCGTTGCCGAAGCCAGGGAGCGGGCGCGCAAGCGCTTGCCGAAGTCGGTGTATTTGGCTCTCTTGGCGGGCTCGGAACGTCGAACCACACTCGACGACAATGTCGAGGCTTTCGCCGAGCTCGGGTTTCGCCCGCGGATCGCGGACCTCCCTGCCACGCGGAGCCAGGGCACGACGGTGCTGGGACAGGACGTGTCGTTGCCGGTGATCTTGTCGCCGACCGGGGTGCAGGCCGTGCACCCCGAGGGTGAGATCGCCGTCGCCAAGGCGGCTGCGGCTTCCGGCACTGCCGTGGGGCTGTCGTCCTTCGCCAGCAAGCCGATCGAGGACGTGGTCGCGGCCAACCCGAAGACATTCTTCCAGGCCTATTGGCTCGGGAGCCGGGAGTCGATCCAGCGCCGCCTGGACCGCGCCAAGCGCGCGGGGGCGAAAGGCCTCATGGTGACGTTGGATTGGACGTTCGCCACCGCCCGGGACTGGGGGAGCCCGCCGTTGCCCGAGCGGGTCGGCATCAAGACGATGCTGAAGTTCGCGCCCCAGGTTCTGACCCG is a window of Saccharopolyspora erythraea NRRL 2338 DNA encoding:
- the mftC gene encoding mycofactocin radical SAM maturase (MftC is a radical SAM/SPASM enzyme that catalyzes the first two steps in biosynthesis of the electron carrier mycofactocin from the terminal Val-Tyr dipeptide of the precursor peptide MftA.); the protein is MTTADVPPLVEQFKHGLDSPICLTWEWTYACNLSCAHCLSSSGRRDPDELGTDEIKRVIDELERMQVFYVNVGGGEPTVRSDFWELVDYAVDHHVGIKFSTNGYRITPERARKLAATDYVDVQISLDGATAEVNDAVRGPGSYDTAMRALENLSSAGMRDFKISVVMTRQNVSQLDDFRAIADRFGAQLRITRLRPSGRGADVWDELHPTDEQQREIYAWLVAHGDQVLTGDSFFHLNALGSTPLPGLNLCGAGRVVCLIDPVGDVYACPFAIHDAFKAGNVRETGGFARVWQESELFTELRQPQTGGACRSCSAFDACQGGCMAAKFFTGLPLDGPDPECVKGYGQTALSVVDRSGLPKAAQDHSRTSRRKVGLGIPAVPAKPCDSSPLVS